Proteins from one Mycobacterium sp. HUMS_12744610 genomic window:
- a CDS encoding class I SAM-dependent methyltransferase: protein MSRHKDDGDGKVDARQLTGVSETALLTLYGRAYQAERPDAILDDPMAIELVESIDFDFEKFGRRGQEMALRSLAVDRCATEYLTARPRATVVALAEGFQTSFWRLSSALPDAPFRWVSVDLPPVIELRRRLLPHSERITYLAQSALDYSWMAEIDDSDGVFITAEGLLMYLQPHEALGLIAACAKRFPGGQMFFDLPPTLVKKLAPRGMRSTKRYRVPPMPFSLSARQLSNLAGTMPGIRAVHDLPMPRGRGLFFGMLFPAFWQCAPLRTFRGAYTLLEFG from the coding sequence ATGAGTCGTCACAAAGACGACGGAGACGGCAAAGTGGACGCCCGGCAGTTGACCGGCGTCTCGGAAACTGCGCTGCTGACCTTGTACGGCAGGGCCTACCAGGCCGAGCGACCCGACGCGATCCTCGACGACCCGATGGCGATCGAACTCGTCGAGTCCATCGACTTCGACTTCGAGAAATTCGGCCGCCGGGGCCAGGAGATGGCGCTGCGGTCGCTGGCGGTGGACCGGTGCGCGACCGAATACCTCACGGCGCGGCCCCGCGCGACCGTCGTCGCGCTCGCGGAGGGCTTCCAGACCAGCTTCTGGCGCCTCAGCAGCGCGCTGCCCGACGCACCGTTCCGTTGGGTGTCGGTGGACCTGCCGCCGGTCATCGAGCTGCGGCGGCGCCTGCTGCCGCATTCGGAGCGGATCACCTACTTGGCGCAGTCCGCGCTCGACTACAGCTGGATGGCCGAGATCGACGACTCCGACGGCGTTTTCATCACAGCCGAGGGTTTGCTGATGTATTTACAGCCGCACGAGGCGCTGGGCCTGATCGCCGCGTGCGCCAAGCGGTTTCCCGGTGGTCAGATGTTCTTCGACCTGCCGCCGACCCTTGTTAAAAAGCTCGCGCCGCGGGGGATGCGGTCCACCAAGCGCTACCGCGTGCCGCCGATGCCGTTCAGCCTTTCGGCGCGTCAACTCTCGAATCTGGCCGGCACCATGCCCGGGATCCGGGCGGTGCACGACCTGCCGATGCCGCGAGGGCGGGGCTTGTTCTTCGGGATGCTGTTTCCCGCGTTCTGGCAGTGCGCGCCGCTGCGGACGTTCCGCGGCGCCTACACGCTGCTCGAGTTCGGCTGA
- a CDS encoding plasma-membrane proton-efflux P-type ATPase, translated as MQEPRGETGLAETTEKLTELPLPQLLTALDSSAAGLTTAQARQRLERYGPNEIAERHRDPVLEFLGYFWAPIPWMIEVALALSVAAQHWTDAAIIGVLLAMNGLVAYFEEHQAANAIAALKQRLASSARVLRDGTWVTVAVRELAPGDVVRVRLGDVLPADLRILDDVALEVDQSALTGESLAVTRGQGEALFSGSVVVRGEADALVCATGTASYMGKTTALVESAGTVSHFQRAVLRIANYLIVIALVLVTLTVVVSLIRHNPVLETLEFALVVTIASIPVALPAVLSVTMAIGARQLARHEAVVSHLPAVEELGGIDLLCSDKTGTLTQNRLALAARWTATAVSDDELLTAAALASRVEDNDLIDLAVIAAAGSPPSGRVDKFVPFDPVSKRTEATVHDPDGRVFRVSKGAPQVIAALCDGDGAVTEVDGVVERFAAHGYRSLGVARTDGEGSWRLMGVLALADPPRDDSAATISAAEELGIDVKMVTGDQVAIGREIARQVGLGQNILDAAVLDSAADDDDLGARVETTDGFAQVFPEHKYRIVKLLQARGHIVGMTGDGVNDAPALKQADAGIAVSGATDAARAAADVVLLAPGLSVIVHAIGVAREIFARLTSYATYRIAETIRVLLLITLAVVFMNFFPVTAAMIVFLALLNDGAILSIAYDRVRGSAKPVKWDMRTVLTIATVLGVIGVVATFTLFFLADKVFHLDRDFIRTMIYLKLSVAGQLTIFLTRSRGPFWSGPAPAPLLLGAVLTAQTIATLISVYGVAMTPLGWRWAGLVWAYALVWFLFNDRLKLAAYWWLDHHPRREQPQKQRANMFRRHPA; from the coding sequence ATGCAGGAGCCCCGAGGGGAGACGGGTTTGGCCGAGACCACCGAAAAGCTGACCGAGTTGCCGTTACCGCAGCTGCTGACCGCACTGGACAGCTCCGCAGCGGGATTGACGACAGCCCAGGCCCGGCAAAGGCTGGAACGGTACGGGCCCAACGAGATCGCCGAACGGCATCGCGATCCGGTGCTGGAGTTCCTGGGGTACTTCTGGGCGCCGATCCCCTGGATGATCGAGGTCGCGCTGGCGTTGTCGGTGGCCGCCCAGCACTGGACCGACGCCGCGATCATCGGCGTGCTGCTGGCGATGAACGGGCTGGTGGCCTACTTCGAGGAACACCAGGCCGCCAACGCGATCGCCGCGCTCAAACAGCGTCTGGCCTCCTCGGCCCGGGTGTTGCGCGACGGCACGTGGGTAACGGTGGCCGTGCGCGAGTTGGCGCCCGGCGACGTCGTGCGAGTGCGCCTGGGCGACGTGTTGCCCGCCGACCTACGGATTCTCGACGACGTCGCCCTCGAGGTGGACCAGTCGGCGCTGACCGGCGAATCGCTCGCCGTGACCCGCGGGCAGGGCGAAGCCCTGTTCTCTGGTTCGGTGGTGGTGCGCGGCGAGGCCGACGCGCTGGTGTGCGCCACCGGGACCGCGTCCTACATGGGCAAGACCACCGCGCTGGTCGAGAGCGCGGGCACGGTGAGTCACTTCCAGCGTGCGGTGCTGCGCATCGCCAACTACCTGATCGTGATCGCGCTTGTCCTGGTCACCCTGACGGTCGTGGTGTCGCTGATCCGGCACAATCCCGTGCTAGAGACGCTCGAGTTCGCGCTGGTGGTCACGATCGCCTCGATCCCGGTGGCACTGCCGGCGGTGCTGTCGGTGACCATGGCCATCGGCGCCCGGCAGCTGGCGCGCCACGAGGCCGTGGTCAGTCACCTGCCCGCGGTCGAGGAACTCGGCGGCATCGACCTGTTGTGCTCGGACAAGACCGGCACCTTGACCCAGAACCGCCTCGCGCTCGCCGCCCGCTGGACCGCCACGGCCGTCAGCGACGACGAACTGCTCACCGCGGCGGCGCTGGCCTCACGCGTGGAGGACAACGACCTCATCGACTTGGCGGTGATCGCCGCCGCGGGCTCACCGCCGTCGGGGCGGGTGGACAAGTTCGTTCCGTTCGACCCGGTCAGCAAACGCACCGAAGCGACGGTGCACGACCCCGACGGCCGTGTCTTCCGGGTCAGCAAGGGTGCGCCGCAGGTCATCGCCGCATTGTGCGACGGCGACGGTGCGGTCACCGAGGTCGACGGCGTGGTCGAACGGTTCGCCGCGCACGGGTATCGGTCCCTCGGGGTGGCCCGGACCGATGGCGAAGGCTCCTGGCGGCTGATGGGTGTGCTGGCGCTGGCCGACCCGCCCCGCGACGACTCCGCGGCCACCATCAGCGCCGCCGAGGAGCTCGGCATCGACGTCAAGATGGTCACCGGCGACCAGGTCGCCATCGGCCGCGAGATCGCCCGGCAGGTCGGCCTGGGGCAGAACATTCTCGACGCCGCCGTCCTGGACAGCGCCGCCGACGACGACGACCTGGGTGCCCGGGTGGAAACGACCGACGGGTTCGCGCAGGTGTTTCCCGAGCACAAGTACCGCATCGTCAAGCTGTTGCAGGCTCGCGGGCACATCGTCGGGATGACCGGCGACGGCGTCAACGACGCCCCCGCGCTCAAACAGGCCGACGCCGGCATCGCGGTGTCCGGCGCCACCGACGCCGCGCGCGCGGCCGCTGACGTGGTTCTGCTGGCGCCCGGGTTGTCGGTCATCGTGCACGCGATCGGGGTGGCCCGGGAGATCTTCGCCCGCCTCACCAGCTATGCCACCTATCGCATCGCCGAGACCATCCGGGTGCTGTTGCTGATCACCCTGGCCGTGGTGTTCATGAACTTCTTCCCGGTCACCGCCGCGATGATCGTGTTCCTGGCGCTGCTCAACGACGGCGCCATCCTGTCCATCGCCTACGATCGCGTGCGCGGCTCAGCCAAACCCGTCAAGTGGGACATGCGCACCGTGTTGACCATCGCCACCGTGCTCGGTGTGATCGGCGTCGTCGCGACGTTCACGCTTTTCTTCCTCGCCGACAAGGTCTTTCACCTCGACCGCGACTTCATCCGCACGATGATCTACCTGAAGTTGTCGGTCGCCGGCCAGCTCACCATCTTCCTCACCCGCAGCCGAGGCCCCTTCTGGTCCGGACCCGCACCCGCACCGTTGCTGCTGGGCGCCGTCCTCACCGCTCAGACCATCGCGACGCTGATCTCGGTCTACGGGGTGGCGATGACGCCGCTCGGGTGGCGCTGGGCCGGGCTGGTCTGGGCCTACGCGTTGGTGTGGTTCCTGTTCAACGACCGGCTCAAGCTGGCCGCCTACTGGTGGCTCGACCACCACCCGCGCCGCGAGCAGCCACAAAAGCAGCGCGCCAACATGTTTCGGCGTCACCCGGCCTGA
- a CDS encoding HAD family hydrolase, with the protein MGFFRVVALDVDGTLTSAGQISEQAVQAIDQVRRDGLLVVLATGRIGTELAASFPQISNHVDALVLENGAVAKIGGKAYPLAAPVDTALDAALDEHEVTYRRGEVILATSAERATTVLEVIGALGLDCQIVRNRGELMVVPAGVTKGTGLTEVLNRLNLSPHNTIAVGDAENDLSLFGSAEIGAAVADAVPSLREHADLVLDQPNGAGVAELLTDTYLSGARRWCPPRRWVQIGTFDDGTPTKVPGSQARMMVTGPAGSGKSYLVGLLAEEWTNAGYCVLLVDPEGDHRQLEQLNGVRVVDADEGLPDPVELVGLLQPHTGLVVDLSALPTAEKIGYLHRLRPAAEAQREARGFPHWVIYDEAHLLGADQQPHWTRRGGNLLSSFMPALLPAGEVGDTDIVLTVGGIDPVSSVAPEPVRRASIQFGSAAPRAFTISSRRTGHVRHAHKYADVSLPEERRFYFRPTDGRNIPAAGTMHEFRTALGYLDPQALQYHLERGDFSRWLGDTIADMDLAAKVAAWEDELVARHAADVQRIRRQLIHAIEDRYSASTEHGR; encoded by the coding sequence GTGGGCTTCTTTCGAGTGGTGGCCCTGGACGTGGACGGCACCCTGACCTCGGCAGGCCAGATCTCGGAGCAGGCCGTGCAGGCCATCGACCAGGTGCGCCGCGACGGTCTGCTGGTCGTGCTGGCCACCGGCCGGATCGGGACCGAGCTGGCGGCAAGCTTCCCGCAGATCAGCAACCATGTCGATGCGCTGGTCCTGGAAAACGGGGCGGTGGCCAAGATCGGCGGGAAGGCCTACCCGCTGGCGGCGCCGGTCGACACCGCACTCGACGCGGCACTGGACGAACACGAAGTGACGTACCGGCGCGGTGAGGTGATCCTGGCCACCAGCGCCGAGCGTGCCACGACGGTCCTCGAGGTGATCGGCGCGCTGGGGCTGGACTGCCAGATCGTCCGGAACCGGGGCGAGTTGATGGTCGTGCCGGCCGGGGTCACCAAGGGCACCGGTCTGACGGAGGTGCTGAACCGGCTGAATCTTTCGCCACACAACACGATCGCCGTCGGAGATGCCGAAAACGACCTGTCACTATTCGGCTCGGCTGAGATCGGTGCCGCCGTCGCCGACGCGGTTCCGTCCTTACGCGAACACGCCGACCTGGTGCTCGACCAACCGAACGGTGCCGGGGTCGCCGAGTTGCTCACCGACACATACCTCAGTGGGGCGCGGCGCTGGTGCCCGCCGCGCCGGTGGGTGCAGATCGGGACCTTCGACGACGGAACACCGACGAAGGTGCCCGGCAGCCAGGCACGCATGATGGTGACCGGGCCGGCCGGGTCGGGCAAGAGCTACCTGGTCGGGTTGCTGGCCGAGGAATGGACGAACGCCGGCTACTGCGTGCTGCTCGTCGACCCCGAAGGCGACCACCGGCAACTCGAGCAGCTCAACGGCGTCCGGGTCGTGGACGCCGACGAGGGGCTCCCCGACCCGGTGGAACTGGTCGGTCTGCTGCAGCCGCACACCGGTCTGGTGGTGGACCTGTCGGCGCTGCCCACCGCCGAGAAGATCGGCTACTTGCATCGCCTGCGGCCGGCAGCCGAAGCTCAGCGGGAGGCCCGCGGGTTTCCCCACTGGGTCATCTACGACGAGGCCCACCTGCTGGGTGCGGACCAGCAGCCGCACTGGACGCGCCGCGGGGGAAACCTGCTGTCGTCCTTCATGCCCGCCTTGCTACCGGCGGGTGAAGTCGGCGACACTGATATCGTGCTCACCGTCGGCGGTATCGATCCGGTGAGTAGCGTTGCACCGGAACCGGTTCGGCGGGCATCCATCCAGTTCGGCTCGGCGGCGCCCCGTGCCTTCACAATCTCGTCTCGCCGCACCGGTCACGTGCGCCACGCCCACAAATACGCCGACGTGTCGCTGCCCGAGGAGCGCCGGTTCTACTTTCGCCCGACCGACGGGCGCAACATCCCGGCGGCGGGCACCATGCACGAGTTCCGCACCGCGCTGGGATATCTCGATCCGCAGGCGCTGCAGTACCACCTCGAACGCGGCGATTTCTCCCGCTGGCTCGGCGACACCATCGCCGACATGGACCTCGCCGCGAAGGTCGCCGCCTGGGAAGACGAGTTGGTGGCGCGCCACGCCGCCGACGTGCAACGGATCCGGCGCCAGCTGATCCACGCCATCGAAGACCGCTATTCCGCCTCCACCGAGCACGGCCGATGA
- a CDS encoding TspO/MBR family protein has translation MQARTLAPAATAVASAAVIGGLASRPAASPWYRSLRKPPYQPPPQAFPIVWPVLYADIAVVSSNTLDELERRGRKPEHRQYVMALAVNLALNAGWSWLFFQRRRLGLSAVAAGVLTASSADLARRAMDAQGGRAAPLLLYPLWCAFATALTAHVWFLNRR, from the coding sequence ATGCAGGCACGAACTCTGGCCCCCGCCGCCACGGCCGTAGCCTCGGCCGCCGTCATCGGTGGGTTGGCGAGCCGCCCGGCCGCATCGCCGTGGTATCGATCGCTGCGCAAACCGCCGTATCAGCCCCCACCCCAAGCCTTTCCGATCGTGTGGCCGGTGCTCTACGCGGACATCGCGGTGGTCTCCTCCAACACACTCGACGAGCTGGAGCGCCGCGGACGAAAGCCGGAACACCGCCAGTACGTCATGGCACTCGCGGTCAACCTGGCATTGAACGCCGGCTGGTCGTGGCTGTTCTTCCAGCGCCGCCGGCTGGGCCTTTCCGCGGTCGCCGCGGGGGTGCTCACCGCCAGCAGCGCCGACCTGGCGCGCCGGGCGATGGACGCGCAGGGCGGGCGCGCCGCTCCGCTGCTCCTGTACCCGTTGTGGTGCGCGTTCGCGACGGCACTGACCGCGCACGTGTGGTTTCTCAATCGACGCTGA
- a CDS encoding serine/threonine-protein kinase — translation MSTPLLRAAQVFAGYTIVRLLGSGGMGEVYLAQHPRLPRREALKILGGDVSADEDYRRRFVREADLAAALWHPNIVRVNDRGECDGRLWIAMDFVDGTDAASLLRDRYPVGMPADQVATIVTAIAGALDYAHEHHDLLHRDVNPANILLAKPGDGEQRILLGDFGIARHIADSSGLTATNMTIGTFPYAAPEQLTGEPTDGRADQYALAATAYHLLTGTTLFPYTNPVAVISHHLTAPPPALAKTRAKLAAFDPVLAVALAKDPADRFPRCTDFARAFAEAAPWRTPTDTAATMQIPLAVRPPASVALPPINVGKQQRRRRRRIFAAAAAILAFDLVGATGYAVEGGSGTAGHNQAVASPAPARPPAPAPPRPAPGAPPPASALPTPAPPVQVPPAPRRASAPPVASRAHVPVAAAPTHTPPVPRRQAPGPDQVYLDLASQIPGVTVSDPKEATATARGVCAGLQKGVSPDDAAAATQHRSGLTPAQAAAGVNAAITAYCPQYRR, via the coding sequence ATGAGCACGCCGCTCCTGCGCGCCGCGCAGGTGTTCGCCGGGTACACGATCGTCCGGTTACTGGGATCCGGCGGGATGGGTGAGGTCTACCTCGCCCAGCACCCGCGGCTGCCGCGCCGCGAAGCGCTCAAGATCTTGGGCGGCGACGTCTCTGCCGACGAAGACTACCGTCGCCGCTTCGTCCGGGAGGCGGACCTGGCGGCCGCGCTGTGGCATCCGAACATCGTGCGCGTCAACGACCGGGGCGAGTGCGACGGGCGGCTGTGGATTGCGATGGATTTCGTCGACGGCACCGACGCCGCCAGCCTCCTGCGCGACCGCTACCCGGTCGGCATGCCGGCAGACCAGGTTGCCACGATCGTCACGGCGATCGCCGGCGCGCTCGACTACGCCCACGAGCACCACGACCTGCTGCACCGCGACGTAAACCCGGCGAACATCCTGCTCGCCAAACCCGGTGACGGTGAACAGAGAATCCTGCTGGGCGACTTCGGCATAGCCCGCCACATCGCCGACTCCAGTGGCTTGACCGCCACCAACATGACCATCGGCACGTTTCCCTATGCCGCACCCGAACAACTGACGGGCGAACCGACCGACGGCCGCGCCGACCAGTATGCGCTGGCGGCCACCGCCTATCACCTGTTGACCGGAACCACGCTGTTTCCCTACACGAATCCGGTGGCGGTGATCAGCCACCACCTCACTGCGCCGCCGCCGGCGCTGGCAAAGACCCGCGCCAAACTCGCGGCCTTCGACCCGGTGCTCGCCGTGGCCCTCGCGAAGGACCCCGCCGACCGATTCCCCCGGTGCACCGATTTCGCCCGCGCGTTCGCCGAGGCGGCGCCCTGGCGGACGCCGACGGACACGGCCGCGACCATGCAGATTCCGCTGGCGGTCCGGCCGCCCGCGAGCGTGGCCCTGCCCCCCATCAACGTCGGCAAGCAGCAACGACGCAGGCGGCGCCGGATTTTCGCGGCTGCGGCGGCCATCCTCGCATTCGACCTCGTCGGCGCCACCGGCTACGCCGTCGAAGGTGGCAGCGGCACAGCAGGCCACAACCAGGCTGTCGCGTCCCCGGCCCCGGCGCGGCCTCCGGCGCCTGCCCCGCCGCGACCGGCACCGGGGGCTCCGCCACCGGCCTCCGCCCTACCGACGCCCGCTCCGCCCGTCCAGGTCCCGCCGGCGCCCAGACGCGCTTCGGCGCCACCTGTGGCATCCCGGGCCCATGTGCCCGTCGCGGCCGCCCCGACGCACACGCCGCCGGTCCCGAGGCGGCAGGCCCCGGGACCCGACCAGGTGTATCTCGACCTGGCCTCACAGATTCCCGGGGTCACCGTCAGCGACCCCAAGGAGGCAACCGCCACCGCCCGAGGGGTGTGCGCCGGGCTGCAAAAAGGGGTCAGCCCCGACGATGCCGCCGCCGCAACCCAACACAGGAGCGGATTGACGCCCGCGCAGGCGGCGGCGGGCGTCAACGCGGCGATCACCGCCTACTGCCCGCAATACCGGCGATAG
- a CDS encoding alpha amylase C-terminal domain-containing protein, whose product MPCPAPAVRREHRIGLPEAGRWVAVLATDATRFGGSGVSVGDLTAEPIGCRDLPYSAALTLPPLSVVWLTPDDDRNRR is encoded by the coding sequence GTGCCGTGCCCGGCCCCGGCGGTCCGGCGCGAGCACCGGATCGGGCTTCCCGAGGCGGGCCGGTGGGTCGCGGTCCTCGCTACCGACGCGACCAGATTCGGCGGCAGCGGCGTGAGCGTCGGCGACCTCACCGCGGAACCGATCGGGTGCCGCGACCTGCCGTACTCAGCCGCCCTGACGCTTCCGCCGTTGAGCGTCGTCTGGCTGACACCCGACGACGACCGAAACCGCCGCTGA
- a CDS encoding DUF2905 domain-containing protein, with protein sequence MVVVGILVVATGVLIWAGGLSWFGRLPGDVRIERGNVRVYIPWVSMLLVSVVATLLLSVVRHLFRR encoded by the coding sequence GTGGTGGTGGTCGGGATTCTGGTCGTCGCCACCGGTGTCCTGATCTGGGCGGGCGGCTTATCGTGGTTCGGCCGCCTTCCTGGCGATGTCCGGATCGAGCGCGGTAACGTGCGCGTCTACATTCCGTGGGTGTCGATGCTGCTGGTCTCGGTCGTGGCGACGTTGTTGCTCTCGGTCGTGCGGCACCTGTTCCGCCGTTGA
- a CDS encoding class I SAM-dependent methyltransferase, whose protein sequence is MNGTDAHSTERLFALSEQVQGFMPADEGRALYEAAVRYLDRGVGVEIGTYCGKSTLLLGAAAQQTAGVLYTIDHHHGSEEHQPGWEFHDARLVDEVTGLFDTLPTFRRTLDAAGLDDHVVAVVGKSPVVARGWRCPLRLLFIDGGHSEAAANQDFDGWAKWVDLGGALVIHDVFPNPADGGRPPYHIYCRALDSGQFREVSATGSLRVLERTGGEAGERVVSGPGR, encoded by the coding sequence ATGAACGGCACCGATGCCCACTCGACCGAGCGCCTGTTCGCGCTGTCCGAACAGGTGCAGGGTTTCATGCCCGCCGACGAGGGGCGCGCCCTCTACGAGGCGGCGGTGCGCTACCTCGACCGCGGCGTCGGTGTCGAGATCGGCACCTACTGCGGCAAATCGACCCTGCTGCTGGGCGCGGCGGCGCAACAAACCGCCGGCGTGCTCTACACGATCGACCACCACCACGGCTCGGAGGAACATCAACCCGGCTGGGAGTTCCACGACGCCAGGTTGGTCGACGAGGTCACCGGTCTCTTCGACACGTTGCCCACCTTCCGCCGCACGCTCGACGCGGCGGGCCTGGACGACCACGTCGTCGCCGTCGTGGGCAAATCGCCGGTGGTGGCCCGGGGATGGCGGTGCCCGCTGCGGTTGTTGTTCATCGACGGCGGTCACTCCGAGGCCGCCGCGAACCAGGATTTCGACGGATGGGCCAAGTGGGTGGATCTCGGCGGTGCCCTCGTCATCCACGACGTGTTCCCGAACCCCGCGGACGGCGGGCGCCCGCCTTACCACATCTATTGCCGTGCACTGGATTCCGGCCAGTTCCGAGAGGTCTCGGCCACCGGGTCGCTGCGGGTGCTCGAGCGCACCGGCGGCGAGGCGGGGGAGAGGGTCGTCAGCGGCCCGGGCCGGTGA
- a CDS encoding glycoside hydrolase family 16 protein, protein MPEMDRRRMILTTGIGVLAAALPGPEARAQRTPLPAAPSGQSGSYAFQDEFDGPAGSPPDASKWTVAQARETIKDPTYWERPENIGQYRDNRQNVYVDGKSNLVLRAAKDGPTYYSGKVQSLWRGGVGHTWEARIKLNCLTPGAWPAYWLGNQDQGEIDVMEWYGNGNWPSATTVHAKANGGEWKTHNIAVDNAWHTWRTQWDQTGIRFWKDYVDGAQPYFDVPANSLPDWPFNAPGYTVFTVFNLAVAGSGGGDPGPGTYPAEMLVDWIRVW, encoded by the coding sequence ATGCCGGAGATGGACCGCCGCCGCATGATATTGACGACCGGGATCGGCGTGCTGGCAGCCGCCTTGCCCGGTCCCGAGGCCCGCGCGCAGCGCACCCCGCTGCCCGCAGCGCCCAGCGGTCAGTCCGGGAGCTACGCCTTCCAGGACGAATTCGACGGGCCGGCAGGCTCGCCGCCCGACGCGTCGAAGTGGACGGTGGCGCAGGCCCGCGAAACCATCAAGGACCCGACGTACTGGGAGCGGCCGGAGAACATCGGCCAGTACCGCGACAACCGGCAGAACGTCTACGTCGACGGCAAGTCCAACCTCGTCCTGCGTGCCGCCAAAGACGGCCCGACGTACTACAGCGGCAAGGTGCAAAGCCTGTGGCGGGGCGGCGTCGGGCACACCTGGGAAGCGCGCATCAAGCTGAACTGCCTGACGCCGGGCGCCTGGCCCGCCTACTGGCTGGGCAACCAGGACCAAGGCGAGATCGACGTCATGGAATGGTACGGCAACGGCAACTGGCCCTCGGCCACCACCGTGCACGCGAAAGCCAATGGCGGCGAGTGGAAGACCCACAACATCGCGGTGGACAACGCGTGGCACACGTGGCGAACCCAGTGGGACCAGACCGGGATCCGCTTCTGGAAGGACTACGTCGACGGCGCGCAGCCCTACTTCGACGTCCCGGCGAACTCGCTGCCGGACTGGCCGTTCAACGCGCCCGGCTACACCGTCTTCACGGTGTTCAACCTCGCGGTCGCCGGCTCCGGCGGCGGCGATCCGGGGCCGGGCACCTACCCCGCCGAAATGCTCGTCGACTGGATACGCGTGTGGTGA
- a CDS encoding prenyltransferase codes for MLTAEQCRQTARSIADAQESSGAIPWFPGGHTDPWDHVECAMALTAAGLLEPARAAFEWCRRTQRPDGSWPIQVREGIVEDANSDSNFCAYIAAGVWHHVLVTGDKAFARSMWPVVHKAIDFVIDLQIGYGEICWARSEAGPLPEALLTGCASVFHSIRCALALAGLIGEPQPEWELALGRLGHAIVAHPEAFTEKDRYSMEWYYPILGGALRGQAAAERIKQRWDDFVVGDLGIRCVDDRPWVTGAETCELVMALDAIGQRPAALRQFAAMQHLREDDGSYWTGLVFADGKRWPEERTTWTGAAMILAADALSDTTAAGGIFRGDGLPTGLQTGFDCECVVTGPGR; via the coding sequence ATCCTGACCGCCGAGCAGTGCCGGCAAACCGCGCGATCCATCGCCGACGCTCAGGAATCGTCGGGCGCCATCCCCTGGTTCCCGGGCGGGCACACCGACCCGTGGGACCACGTGGAGTGCGCGATGGCGCTCACCGCGGCGGGGCTGCTGGAGCCGGCCCGGGCCGCGTTCGAATGGTGTCGCCGCACGCAGCGGCCCGACGGTTCCTGGCCCATCCAGGTGCGCGAGGGAATCGTCGAGGACGCCAACAGCGACAGCAACTTCTGCGCCTACATCGCGGCCGGCGTCTGGCACCACGTGCTGGTCACCGGGGACAAAGCCTTCGCCAGGTCGATGTGGCCCGTGGTGCACAAGGCGATCGACTTCGTCATCGACCTGCAGATCGGCTACGGCGAGATCTGTTGGGCGCGAAGCGAAGCCGGTCCGCTGCCGGAGGCGCTGCTGACCGGGTGCGCCAGCGTCTTCCACAGCATCCGGTGCGCGCTGGCGCTCGCCGGTCTCATCGGAGAGCCGCAGCCCGAGTGGGAGCTGGCGCTGGGGCGGCTGGGCCACGCGATCGTCGCGCATCCGGAGGCGTTCACCGAGAAAGACCGCTACTCGATGGAGTGGTACTACCCCATCCTCGGGGGCGCGCTGCGCGGCCAGGCGGCGGCCGAGCGGATCAAGCAGCGCTGGGACGACTTCGTGGTCGGGGACCTGGGCATCCGCTGCGTCGACGACCGCCCCTGGGTGACCGGTGCGGAGACGTGCGAACTGGTGATGGCGCTCGACGCGATCGGTCAGCGGCCCGCCGCGCTGCGGCAGTTCGCCGCGATGCAGCACCTGCGCGAGGATGACGGCTCGTACTGGACCGGCTTGGTCTTCGCGGACGGTAAGCGCTGGCCCGAAGAGCGCACCACCTGGACCGGGGCGGCGATGATCCTGGCCGCCGACGCGCTCTCGGACACCACCGCGGCCGGCGGCATCTTCCGCGGCGACGGGCTGCCGACGGGGCTGCAGACCGGCTTCGACTGCGAATGCGTGGTCACCGGCCCGGGCCGCTGA